AACTGGGGATACGAGCTGTGGGCGGACCGGGAGCATCTGGCGGCGCTGTTCGGTCCGGGCGGAAACGAAACGTTTTTTCCATATTAGCGGATCACCCCCTCCCCTGCCCTCCCCTGTTTAGCGTACTATGCTAAACGGGGGAGGGCAGGGGAGGGGGTGTTAATGTACCGATGCGGGAAAGGGAATTGGGCATGCTCCGAAAATGGCTCCGCCTCGAGCAATTATCCTTCGACCGGGAGATCGTCGCCATCACCGTCGCCAGCACGCTTCTGGTGATGGTCGATTACTATTACGAGCTCACGCCGGTATCCGGGATCGACGGGGTCGGCTTGTACCTGTTGATTCCCCTGGCGATGGTCGTTTTCGGCTTCCGCCGGCCGGTGCGGGAGTACGGCTTCACCCTCGGGGACTGGAAGGCGGGCTTCGCCATCACCGGCGCGGCGGTCATGGTCATGGCGCCGGTCCTGTGGGCCGTCGGCCGCGCCGATCCGTCGATGAGGACCTACTATTCCTGGCAGGCCACGCGGATCCTGCCGCTGATGACCTTCCTGGACCTGCTCGGGTGGGAGTTCCTCTTCCGCGGCTTCGTGCTTTTCGGATACGAAAAAAAATTCGGCGTGCATGCGCTCTGGCTGCAGGCGGTGCCCTTCGCCATGGCCCACATCACCAAGCCCGCCGTGGAAACGCTTTCCACCATCTTCGGAGGGTTCGCCTTCGGATGGGTGGCGTGGCGGACCCGCTCCTTTCTGTATCCGTTCCTGATCCATTGGTTCGTGGCCACGTTCACGATCCTCGTGGCGGCGGGATGGTTGGGGTAGGATGACCCGTTGATCGCGGCAGGGGCCGGCGCCCGCCCCCGCCGACCATTCGTGGAATCGATTTGATGGAAATCGTCATCGAAAAAATCATCCATGGGGGCGACGGTATGGGCTACGCGCCCGACGGGCGGCCGGTGTTCGTCCCTTTCACCGCTCCGGGGGAGACGGTCCGCGTGGAGCCGGGCGAATCGCACAAGGGATACCTGCGGGCAAAGCTGGCGGAGATCGTCGACCCGTCCGCGGAACGGGTGGCGCCCCGCTGCCGGCATTTCGGCGAATGCGGCGGATGCCAGTTGCAGCACCTGGCTTACGCCGCCCAGGTGCGGGCCAAGGAAGCGGTCCTGCGCGAACAGCTTCAACGCCTGGGGGGAATCGCCGATCCTCCGCTCCGCCCGGCGCTGCCCTCTCCCGCGGAATGGAATTACCGCAACCACGTCCAATACGCGCCGGCGGCAGGCAACCGCCTCGGCTTTTTCCGCCGCGGATCGCACACCGTGCTGCCGGTGGAGGAATGCCACCTCCCGGAACCGCGGCTCCTCGAACTGTGGAAGGCGCTGGATTGGGAATCCTTCCCCGGACTGCGCCAAATCGGCTTCCGTGCTTCCGACGACGGCGAGATGATCGTCCTCGAGGGGGAATCCGGAGGGATCCCGGAGGTGTGCGTGGAAGCCGAGATCTCGGCCGCGTGGCTCGACTCGCACGGGGAACCGACCTATCTTGCCGGCGGGCCGCTGCGGTATACCGTCCTCGGCCGGACCTTCACGGCTTCGGCCGGGAGTTTTTTCCAGGTCAACACGGCCCTGATCCCGGCGATGGTCGAGACGGTGCTGTCGCTGGCCGAACCGAAGCGCGGCGAGACCGCCTTCGACATCTACTGCGGAACGGGGCTGTTCAGCGCATTTCTCGCCGAACGAACGGCGCGGCTGATCGGGATCGAGGAATCCCCGCTGGCGGCGGCGGATTTCGAGGCCAACCTGGATTCGTTCGACACGGTGGAGCTCTACGCCGCTCCCGCGGAAGCGGCGCTGGAGGCGATCCGCGTAAAGCCGGACCTGGCGGTGATCGATCCGCCGCGCAGCGGGTTGACCGCGCGGGCGATGCGGGCGCTCTTGCGCTCCGCTCCGGCCCGGATCGTCATGGCCTCGTGCGATATGTCGACTCTGGCGCGGGATGCGCGCATCCTGGCCGGCGCGGGATACCGGCCGACCGCGGTCGTCCCGATCGACCTCTTCCCGCAGACCAGCCATTTGGAAACGATCAGCCGCTGGATCAAGGAGTGAAGCCTTTGCCCACCCCAAGCTCGGAAACGGAATTCGCAATCCGCGCGGCGAAAGCCGCCGGAAAAATCCTTTTGGAGGGATTCGGAACCCGGATGCGGATCGAGCACAAACGCCGCGAAATTGACCTGGTGACCGAATTCGACCGCCGCTCGGATGAATGCATCCTGGGACGGATCCGCCGGTCGTTTCCGGACCATCGAATCCTCTCCGAAGAAAGCGGACAGATCGGCGGCGGAGAAGAAGAGAGAAAGCCCATCTGGATGGTGGATCCGCTCGACGGGACGACCAATTTCGCCCACGGATTGCCGATCTTCAGCGTGTCGATCGCGCTGCGGGAGGGCGGACGCACGAAGCTGGGCGTCGTATACGATCCGACCCGCAAGGAAATTTTTTGGGCGGAGCGCGGCAAAGGGGCGTTCTGCGGATCGGCCCGCCTGCGGGCGACGCAGTCAACCGACCTGCGCAGCAGCCTGCTGGTGACCGGGTTCCCCTACGACGCCTGGTCGAATCCGCAGAACAATTTGGACCTGTATGCGCGGTTCGCGGTGCGCTCGCGGGGGGTGCGGCGCCTGGGATCGGCGGCGCTCGACCTGGCGTACGTCGGCGCGGGCCGGTTCGACGGGTATTGGGAGATGCGCCTTTCGCCTTGGGACGTGGCCGCCGGCGGGCTGATCGCCGAGGAAGCCGGGGCGCG
Above is a window of Anaerolineales bacterium DNA encoding:
- a CDS encoding CPBP family intramembrane metalloprotease, with protein sequence MLRKWLRLEQLSFDREIVAITVASTLLVMVDYYYELTPVSGIDGVGLYLLIPLAMVVFGFRRPVREYGFTLGDWKAGFAITGAAVMVMAPVLWAVGRADPSMRTYYSWQATRILPLMTFLDLLGWEFLFRGFVLFGYEKKFGVHALWLQAVPFAMAHITKPAVETLSTIFGGFAFGWVAWRTRSFLYPFLIHWFVATFTILVAAGWLG
- a CDS encoding class I SAM-dependent RNA methyltransferase; translated protein: MEIVIEKIIHGGDGMGYAPDGRPVFVPFTAPGETVRVEPGESHKGYLRAKLAEIVDPSAERVAPRCRHFGECGGCQLQHLAYAAQVRAKEAVLREQLQRLGGIADPPLRPALPSPAEWNYRNHVQYAPAAGNRLGFFRRGSHTVLPVEECHLPEPRLLELWKALDWESFPGLRQIGFRASDDGEMIVLEGESGGIPEVCVEAEISAAWLDSHGEPTYLAGGPLRYTVLGRTFTASAGSFFQVNTALIPAMVETVLSLAEPKRGETAFDIYCGTGLFSAFLAERTARLIGIEESPLAAADFEANLDSFDTVELYAAPAEAALEAIRVKPDLAVIDPPRSGLTARAMRALLRSAPARIVMASCDMSTLARDARILAGAGYRPTAVVPIDLFPQTSHLETISRWIKE
- a CDS encoding inositol monophosphatase; this encodes MPTPSSETEFAIRAAKAAGKILLEGFGTRMRIEHKRREIDLVTEFDRRSDECILGRIRRSFPDHRILSEESGQIGGGEEERKPIWMVDPLDGTTNFAHGLPIFSVSIALREGGRTKLGVVYDPTRKEIFWAERGKGAFCGSARLRATQSTDLRSSLLVTGFPYDAWSNPQNNLDLYARFAVRSRGVRRLGSAALDLAYVGAGRFDGYWEMRLSPWDVAAGGLIAEEAGARVTAMDGVSDYLAGEPSLIAANPILHGKMLAVILGGD